One Thermomonas paludicola genomic window, TCGCGCCTGGCGTGCGTTCCAACACCTGCCCCGCCGGGACGTTTCAGACGCGGCTTTGGTGCGGCCATCCGGTTTCTCCCATGCAATGGCTGCGAGTGAATCACGCGCCCCGCGCAGGGTCAACGCGGCCGTTATCCGCCCACGTATTCCCGCGGGATGCGCTCGTTGAGCCGGGTCAGGATTTCATACCCGATCGTGCCGGCCCATAGCGCCACATCTTCGACGCTGATGGCCGCATTGCCCTGGCGCCCGATCAACACCACGTCGTCTTCCACGTAGGCGGTTCCGTCCGGCCCAAGATCCACCATGAACTGATCCATGCACACGCGCCCCACGATGGGGTGGCGCAGGCCGCGAATCAGCACGTCGCCGCGGTTGGACAGCGCGCGCGGATAGCCGTCGCCATAGCCGAGGGGAACGGTCACGATTCGGGTATCCCGTGCAGGCGCCCACGTGGCGCCATAGCTGACCGCATTTCCGGCCTTCACCACCTTGAAGTACACCGCCTGCGACAGCAGCGACAGCGCCGGCTGCACGTCCACGCTGCGGCGCGCCGCCGGATCGGGCATCACCCCGTACAGCAGGATGCCCGGACGCACCATGTCCAGCCAGGTCTCGGGGAAATGCAGCACGCCGCCGGAATTGGCCAGATGGCGCAGCGGCATCGGCGCGCCGGCGTTTTCGATATGCGCGCACGCATCGTGGAAGCGCTCCAGCTGCAGTGCCGTCAGCAGCGAATGCGGATCATCGGCACAGGCCAGGTGCGAATAGATGCCCTTGAGCAGGCACCACTTCGATGCCAGCGCGGCTTCGATGAACGGCGCGCAGGAATAACTGTGCACGCCGATGCGCTCCATCCCGGTGTCGATCTTGAGATGGATGACGGCCTTGCGCCCCAACTGCTCGGCCGCCGCTTCGACCTTGCGCAGCTTGTCCAGCGACGACACGGTGATTTCCAGATCGTGCTGGATCAGTTGCGCCACCTGCCGGCCCAGGATGCCGCCCAGGACCAGCACCGGCACGGTGATGCCGGCGCGTCGCAACTGCACGCCCTCTTCCAGAAAAGCCACGCCCAATTGCGCCACGCCCTGCGCCTGCAGATGCCGCG contains:
- the alr gene encoding alanine racemase, producing the protein MSEPMTQRPTRIVVDLDALAGNLRAIHAHVGVPVMAILKANAYGHGLVPVARHLQAQGVAQLGVAFLEEGVQLRRAGITVPVLVLGGILGRQVAQLIQHDLEITVSSLDKLRKVEAAAEQLGRKAVIHLKIDTGMERIGVHSYSCAPFIEAALASKWCLLKGIYSHLACADDPHSLLTALQLERFHDACAHIENAGAPMPLRHLANSGGVLHFPETWLDMVRPGILLYGVMPDPAARRSVDVQPALSLLSQAVYFKVVKAGNAVSYGATWAPARDTRIVTVPLGYGDGYPRALSNRGDVLIRGLRHPIVGRVCMDQFMVDLGPDGTAYVEDDVVLIGRQGNAAISVEDVALWAGTIGYEILTRLNERIPREYVGG